Proteins co-encoded in one Salarias fasciatus chromosome 4, fSalaFa1.1, whole genome shotgun sequence genomic window:
- the usp31 gene encoding ubiquitin carboxyl-terminal hydrolase 31 — protein sequence MSCKAATKDKKSSFSKKLFRRGSVRSVGSFMSRVLRTLTALSHFGSEVQTEDDKDDGGFSTFKSGSKDVPMEDGDLGGFLCGERVPGVSGLKNHGNTCFMNAILQCLSNTDLFAEFLVLEQYKGDETDEDKPKTNGVNFQKKGPLAKGEVTEQLSGLVRALWTFEYTPQHSRDFKNAVSKNATQFKGNAQHDAQEFLLWLLDRVHEDLNTVNPNSRPAIKPPIEEDDQSIEGPSPPLSAGSFVQELFQAQYRSSLTCPHCQKQSNTFDPFLCISLPIPLPHTRPLYVTVVYQGKYSHCMRIGVAVPLKSTVYRLRDAVSRETKIPMDQFVLTEMYYDGFHRSFCDDDDDLDIIQESDSIFAFETPETFKLENIRTKRGSLLANLNHNNLKYGAEISRTPSFMQGAMTPVTASPNKNLTPEKMILLVCNRACTGHQGKRFGLPFVLYMERTVTWDALQKEILEKMRHLLRPGVYIQVGPFSLRVVGVVGITYLLPQDERPLCHPTVERAYKSCGQGGPPHVKIVVEWDKETKDYLFGHTEEEYIPDAESVYLHREQHHQPQACTLAQCFQLYTKEEQLAPDDAWRCPHCKQLQQGRIKLSLWTLPDVLILHLKRFRQEGDRRVKMQNMVRFPLMGMDMAPHVVKRSQSSWSLPSHWSPWRRSYGLGRNPDDYLYDLYAVCNHHGNMHGGHYTAYCKNSIDSQWYCFDDSEVSPVADDDVCQQTAYILFYQRRTAIPSWSANSSVAGSTSSSLCDHWINRLPGSRPASLASGASSRRTSLASLAESVEFPGERSEDDGGFSVRPFVRSIQRQSLSSRSSIASPLAFSDSGIRPSWSLSAKLHMRSNSPSRFSLDSRCSPPLERIGEACDDKVSTSCFGSYSRHERYFGSRTPLSMMEGGFSEQDNSKRFLDMMYCRAPTPVEKKSAKNEPVENNNQITAVDQNTLPTQGTPSKEQKRKSSIGGFGLKAENSGSTKSSSKVEQEKTSKKRLCATLKASSSESSSSTPVKGKKLSNTKEKGANAKKGGSTPGGTPVKTKESNPPQSATPQHKPCVRSTPQSSASASPAAKKPSGAAEKSAAAAAAGRKRLVERSCSRDSMHTSPLADGLRGSAAAARTPLSKGGESGRLERRSVRSSSSSSSVTSLRSPSVSAREPQRGGKSEEKGLSFFRSALRQRESRRSADLGKSALLNKKASERTCKQNGQAKEADGGREPPGDAAPAETHGRGETKPEKKESSKAPSALSRTLLGKSKSSAPDASSKSPSNGKKPLERMASSRKLSSSMQSPARAAQRPQ from the exons ATGTCGTGCAAAGCCGCGACCAAGGACAAGAAGTCCAGCTTCAGCAAGAAGCTGTTCAGACGAGGCTCCGTGCGCTCCGTGGGCAGCTTCATGAGCAGAGTCCTCCGGACGCTCACCGCGTTGTCACACTTTGGATCCGAAGTACAGACGGAGGACGACAAAGATGATGGGGGATTCTCCACGTTTAAATCCGGGAGTAAGGATGTCCCCATGGAGGATGGAGACCTGGGGGGCTTCCTGTGTGGAGAGAGGGTTCCTGGGGTCTCCGGGCTGAAGAACCACGGGAACACCTGCTTCATGAATGCCATCCTGCAGTGCCTCAGCAACACCGATCTCTTCGCTGAGTTCCTCGTCCTGGAGCAGTACAAAGGGGATGAGACAGATGAGGACAAACCAAAGACGAATGGTGTGAATTTTCAGAAGAAGGGTCCTCTAGCTAAAGGAGAAGTGACTGAGCAGCTGTCAGGACTGGTCCGGGCTTTGTGGACATTCGAGTACACCCCCCAGCACAGCAGGGACTTTAAG AATGCCGTGTCCAAAAATGCTACACAGTTTAAAGGAAATGCTCAGCACGACGCGCAAGAGTtcctgctgtggctgctggacAGAGTGCATGAGGACCTCAACACCGTGAACCCCAACAGCAGGCCAGCCATAAAG CCTCCCATTGAAGAAGATGACCAAAGCATAGAGGGGCCCTCACCTCCTCTCTCAGCTGGGTCATTTGTGCAAGAGCTGTTTCAGGCTCAGTACAG GTCTTCTCTCACCTGCCCACATTGCCAAAAGCAGAGCAATACGTTTGACCCCTTCCTTTGTATCTCGTTACCTATTCCGCTTCCACACACACG gccCCTGTATGTGACTGTGGTTTACCAGGGGAAGTATTCTCACTGTATGCGGATTGGAGTTGCTGTCCCTTTGAAGAGCACCGTCTACCGCCTCAGAGATGCCGTGTCACGTGAGACCAAGATCCCGATGGACCAG tttgttttgactgaaatgtACTATGACGGCTTCCATCGCTCCTTTTGCGATGACGACGACGATCTGGACATCATTCAAGAGAGCGATTCCATCTTTGCCTTCGAGACACCAGAGACCTTCAAACTGGAAAACATACGCACAAAAAGAG GAAGTCTGCTGGCAAACCTGAATCATAACAACTTGAAGTATGGCGCCGAAATCAGCAGGACTCCGTCTTTCATGCAGGGCGCCATGACGCCCGTAACGGCATCGCCCAATAAAAACCTGACACCGGAGAAAATGATCCTTTTGGTGTGTAACAGAGCATGCACTGGCCACCAAGGGAAGAG gtttGGCTTGCCTTTTGTACTGTACATGGAGCGCACTGTGACCTGGGATGCTCTGCAAAAAGAGATCCTGGAGAAAATGCGTCATCTCCTGAGGCCTGGGGTCTACATTCAG GTTGGACCTTTCAGCCTCCGTGTGGTTGGCGTTGTTGGCATCACCTACCTCCTGCCTCAAGATGAGCGACCACTGTGTCACCCCACTGTGGAAAG AGCTTACAAGTCCTGTGGACAGGGCGGCCCGCCTCATGTGAAGATCGTGGTGGAGTGGGACAAAGAGACCAAGGACTA CCTGTTCGGACACACCGAGGAGGAGTATATTCCAGATGCCGAGAGTGTGTATCTGCACAGGGAGCAGCACCACCAGCCGCAGGCCTGCACGCTCGCTCAGTGCTTCCAGCTCTACACGAAAGAGGAGCAG ttggCCCCAGACGACGCCTGGCGCTGTCCCCACtgcaagcagctgcagcagggccGCATCAAGCTCAGCCTGTGGACGCTGCCCGACGTGCTCATCCTGCATCTCAAGCGCTTCAGACAG GAGGGGGATCGGCGGGTGAAGATGCAGAACATGGTGCGCTTCCCGCTGATGGGGATGGACATGGCCCCTCATGTGGTCAAGAGAAgccagagcagctggagcctGCCCTCCCActggtctccatggcgacgCTCCTACGGCCTGGGCAGAAACCCCGACGACTACCTGTACGACCTGTACGCCGTGTGCAATCATCACGGAAACATGCACGGCGGCCATTACACCG cTTACTGTAAAAACTCCATCGACAGCCAGTGGTACTGCTTCGACGACAGCGAGGTCTCGCCGGTGGCTGACGACGACGTGTGTCAGCAGACGGCgtacatcctgttctaccagcGGAGGACGGCGATCCCGTCCTGGTCAGCGAATAGCTCCGTGGCCG GCTCCACCAGTTCGTCTCTGTGCGACCACTGGATCAACAGACTGCCGGGCAGCCGGCCCGCCAGCCTGGCCTCCGGGGCCTCGTCCCGACGCACCTCTCTGGCTTCGCTGGCGGAGTCCGTGGAGTTCCCCGGGGAGCGCAGCGAAGACGACG gagGATTCTCAGTCCGCCCGTTTGTGCGAAGCATCCAGCGTCAGAGCCTGTCGTCCCGCTCCTCCATCGCCAGCCCTCTCGCCTTCAGCGACAGCGGCATCAGGCCTTCCTGGTCTCTCTCAGCCAAACTGCACATGAGGTCCAACTCGCCGTCGCGCTTCTCCCTCGACTCCCGCTGCTCCCCTCCCCTGGAGAGGATCGGGGAAGCCTGCGACGACAAGGTCTCCACGTCCTGCTTCGGCAGCTACAGTCGCCACGAGCGATACTTCGGCAGCAGGACGCCGCTGTCCATGATGGAGGGCGGCTTCAGCGAGCAGGACAACAGTAAGAGGTTCCTGGACATGATGTACTGCAGGGCTCCCACGCCCGTGGAGAAGAAGAGCGCGAAGAACGAGCCGGTGGAAAACAACAACCAGATCACAGCTGTAGACCAAAACACACTACCTACCCAAGGTACCCCCTCCAAAGAGCAAAAACGCAAGAGTAGCATCGGAGGGTTCGGCCTGAAGGCGGAAAACAGCGGCTCCACAAAGAGTTCCAGCAAGGTGGAGCAGGAGAAAACCTCCAAAAAGCGTCTGTGCGCCACCCTGAAGGCCTCCTCCTCGGAATCGTCTTCCAGCACCCCCGTGAAAGGCAAGAAGCTGAGCAATACGAAGGAGAAGGGAGCAAACGCAAAGAAGGGCGGCTCGACGCCCGGCGGAACTCCCGTCAAGACCAAGGAGTCGAATCCACCTCAATCAGCAACGCCGCAACACAAGCCATGCGTCCGCTCCACACCTCAGTCCTCAGCCTCCGCCTCTCCGGCCGCCAAGAAGCCCTCCGGCGCCGCGGAGAAgagcgctgccgccgccgccgccgggcgcaAGCGGCTGGTGgagcggagctgcagcagggattCTATGCACACCAGCCCTCTGGCGGACGGCCTCAGAggaagcgccgccgccgcccgaaCGCCGCTCTCCAAAGGCGGCGAGAGCGGCCGCCTGGAGAGGAGGTCGGTgcggagctccagcagcagctcctccgtcaccaGCCTGCGGTCGCCCAGCGTGTCGGCCAGGGAGCCGCAGCGTGGCGGCAAGTCCGAGGAGAAAGGCCTGTCTTTCTTCAGGAGCGCCCTCCGGCAGAGGGAGAGCCGCCGGTCGGCGGATTTGGGGAAGAGCGCCCTGCTCAATAAGAAGGCCTCGGAGAGGACGTGCAAGCAGAACGGACAGGCCAAGGAGGCGGACGGCGGCCGGGAGCCGCCGGGAGACGCGGCGCCCGCGGAGACTCACGGAAGAGGCGAGACCAAGCCGGAGAAGAAGGAGTCTTCCAAAGCGCCCAGCGCTCTCAGCCGCACTCTGCTAGGAAAGTCCAAGTCTTCCGCTCCCGACGCGAGCTCCAAGTCCCCCTCCAACGGGAAGAAGCCTCTGGAGAGGATGGCGTCTTCCCGAAAGCTGTCGTCAAGCATGCAATCTCCCGCACGCGCCGCACAGAGGCCTCAGTGA